From Thermococcus barophilus MP:
AGCCAAAGTTAGGGAATACAGGAAAAAGAAGGCCTTGGAGGAAATTGACATGATGCTTGCAAACTTATCAAAAACCGAAAAGGGGACTGCGAGAAAGTATTTGAGGGAGGACCGTGATAGTAATTGATGCATCTTCTCTCGCTAAATATATCCTAAGAGAAGAGAACTGGAAAACTGAAGTCTCAAACGCCATCTGGAAGCATCATGTGCTGTACAAGGCAATATCGAACAAAGAAGTTGGGATAATGCTTGAAGTCTTGAAAAAGCTCAAAGAGGATGTTGTAATTTTTGAGCCATTTGAAGATTACCTTGGGGATGCCGTGAAGATAGCAATTGGTGGGAAGATTTCAATTTATGATGCGCTCTATTTGGCACAAGCAAAGAAATATGGCAGTCTTTTAATAAGTGATGAAAAACAGTGGAAAATTGCAAAAAAGCTTGGAATCAAAGCAGAATACGTGGAACAGCGGTATCTTGTGGTTGAGGGGAATTGAAAAATGGTGGAGAAACTCTCTCATAAACTCATAAAACTTTTTATCTCATCAGATGTTAATACTTGTGGAGGTGAGAGTATGGGTAAGGTTGTAATTACTCTCAACGTTCCAGATGGTATGGAGGATGTTGTTAAGTCTATCCTTGAGAGGGAGGCAAAGTTAATTATGAAAAGGCTCTCAAGGGCTGATTTTAAGAATACATTTGGGATTTTAAGGGGAAAGAAGAAGAGTGTCGAGAATATTGAGGCTGATATTTATGACGAGTGGGAAGTTTAGGTTCTTCATTGACAGCAATGTTATACTGAACTATTTTTATGGGGATGAGAATGCGAGAGAAATAATAGAGATTGCAGAAAGTATTGGTGAGATTTTCATAAATGGAATTGTTTTAACTGAAGTTTCAATAAGATACGTGAAGGACAAAACTGGTGAGAAGAGCTACACTTTGAAGCACAAA
This genomic window contains:
- the vapB gene encoding type II toxin-antitoxin system VapB family antitoxin, yielding MEVVSFRIPPELKKKMKDVDINWSEEIRKFIEAKVREYRKKKALEEIDMMLANLSKTEKGTARKYLREDRDSN
- a CDS encoding type II toxin-antitoxin system VapC family toxin; its protein translation is MIVIDASSLAKYILREENWKTEVSNAIWKHHVLYKAISNKEVGIMLEVLKKLKEDVVIFEPFEDYLGDAVKIAIGGKISIYDALYLAQAKKYGSLLISDEKQWKIAKKLGIKAEYVEQRYLVVEGN